A region from the Bactrocera dorsalis isolate Fly_Bdor chromosome 1, ASM2337382v1, whole genome shotgun sequence genome encodes:
- the LOC125775507 gene encoding uncharacterized protein SPEM3-like, with protein MDETEIYAIAWACMYRQMKPEQQLFAKQAVNEVMLLGRFGKLCFNYLHSPSSSPNLSSLHVSRTSSPFVSNDSPLYISTSSVSPTESTSHSAHFTSLPTGSPIQATSQSQRFTSVPIQAKPHSPRFISVPTGSPIQVTSQSQRFTSVPIQAKLHSPRFISVPTGSPIQATSHSQRFISVPIQAKPHSPRFISVPTGSPIQATSQTIEITPELHFSDENESQYTNVLDLFNDSQYQ; from the coding sequence ATGGATGAAACAGAAATTTATGCAATTGCATGGGCTTGCATGTACAGGCAAATGAAACCAGAGCAGCAACTTTTTGCAAAGCAAGCAGTAAACGAAGTGATGCTGTTGGGCCGATTTGGAAAATTATGTTTCAATTATCTGCACAGTCCTTCAAGCTCACCAAATTTAAGTAGTCTGCATGTATCACGAACCAGCTCGCCTTTTGTAAGTAATGACTCGCCACTTTATATCTCGACATCTTCTGTAAGTCCAACTGAATCAACATCACACTCGGCACATTTTACTTCTTTGCCAACTGGAAGCCCCATACAAGCAACATCACAATCGCAACGTTTTACTTCTGTGCCCATACAAGCAAAACCACATTCGCCACGTTTTATTTCTGTGCCCACTGGAAGCCCCATCCAAGTAACATCACAATCGCAACGTTTTACTTCAGTGCCCATACAAGCAAAACTACATTCGCCACGTTTTATTTCTGTGCCCACTGGAAGCCCCATCCAAGCAACATCACATTCGCAACGTTTTATTTCTGTGCCCATACAAGCAAAACCACATTCGCCACGTTTTATTTCTGTGCCAACTGGAAGCCCCATACAAGCAACATCACAAACAATTGAAATAACTCCAGAATTACACTTTTCGGATGAAAACGAAAGTCAATACACGAATGTTCTTGATTTGTTTAACGACTCGCAGTATCAGTGA
- the LOC125775460 gene encoding putative nuclease HARBI1, which produces MREAISAENRLAITLRFLATGNSFEDLKFSTAISAQAIGKIVIETCKAIIKVLKDSIKLPKTPEQWMAVADQFYEKSMFPNCLGALDGKHINISRPPNSGSFYFNYKKTFSIVLLAIVDSNSNFLMVDVGANGRISVGDVFGNSKFFKKLESGGLNLPEPQAVLADEDSHPFVFVSDAAFALRKNVLKPFGHNNLTEDEMLFNKTLSSARVKVENAFGILASRFRLLQTTINLCPEKVTAVVLACCYLHNYLRCQSNSNRFECENIQLSDIEQTLTRNASNEAKTIRLKYCEIIKKLKSL; this is translated from the exons ATGCGGGAAGCAATTAGTGCAGAGAATCGTTTGGCAATAACTTTAAGATTTTTGGCTACCGGAAACTCATTTGAAGACCTAAAATTTTCAACCGCAATATCTGCACAAGCGattggtaaaattgtaattgaGACGTGCAAGGCTATCATAAAAGTTCTAAAAGACTCAATTAAG cTTCCTAAAACACCTGAGCAATGGATGGCTGTAGCTGATCAATTTTATGAGAAGTCGATGTTTCCCAACTGTCTAGGCGCGCTCGATGgaaagcacataaatatttcacgTCCTCCTAACTCCGGTTCattctattttaattataaaaagacATTCAGTATCGTCTTGTTGGCAATTGTTGACAGCAACTCCAACTTTTTAATGGTAGATGTAGGTGCAAATGGACGAATTTCCGTTGGAGACGTTTTcggaaattcgaaattttttaaaaagttggaAAGTGGAGGTTTAAATTTACCGGAACCACAAGCAGTGCTTGCAGACGAAGATTCACACCCTTTTGTGTTTGTGTCGGATGCGGCTTTCGctttgagaaaaaatgttttaaaaccaTTTGGTCACAACAATTTGACAGAGGATGAAATGCTGTTTAACAAAACTCTGAGCTCAGCACGGGTTAAAGTTGAAAACGCCTTTGGTATTTTGGCATCGCGTTTTCGACTTCTTCAAACGACAATAAATTTATGTCCTGAAAAAGTTACTGCAGTTGTTCTTGCCTGTTGCTACTTACACAACTACTTACGGTGCCAGTCAAACTCAAATCGATTTGAATGTGAAAATATTCAACTATCAGACATAGAACAAACGCTGACTAGAAATGCATCTAATGAGGCCAAAACAATAAGGttgaaatattgtgaaattatcaaaaaattgaaatctcTTTAA